ATTTACCCCCAAATTTAAACTCGCCATTGTAATTGTTAAATATAAAGTCGCGGCTTAAATCAACTTTAACGCTAAACTCTTTGTCTTCTGATTCACCGTCTGTCGTTTCAAAACCGTCTAACACAAAGTTGCTCAAGTCGTGACCATTAGCCGACTGAGTTAATACAGGAACTTGACCGGCTTGGTAGGTCATGTCGATATCTTCACCTTCGAATGATGTGTCGATACGGCCTGGTTCTTTTTCGGTTGATAGTGAGTAACCCAAGTTATATTCAACTAGCCAGTTGTCTAGTTGGTTTTCACCGCCGAAGACAACAGAGTTGATTTCTTGCTCTTCAAGTCTGTCTTTAACATCGCGATCCATAGTCGCAGCTGTAACTGAGGCCGAGGTCGCATCGGCATTGACTAAAGTTCCATCTTCAAATTTATACTCGTTGCGCAAACGGAACTCATCATCAGAAAAACGGCTAAATAAAGTACGTAAGTAATATTTGTCGGTTGCGCTGGTGTGTAAATCAAGATTAAGTGCTAAACCCGCGCGCTCACGCGTAACACGGTAAGAGCGTTGTTCAATTTCAGCAGCACCAAAGGCTTCGTCTTCATTTTCGCCAAACTCGGTATCAGCCCAGCCGCCATCGGTTTCCATGTTGTGCGAACCAAAGTCACGCTTAAACCAGCTAGCCGCAGCAGCAACCCCTAATTGGCTATCGCCTAAGTCAATAATGTCGGTAAAACTGCCCGATAACTTAGGGCTGCTTTGTTCTGTTTGCTCGTTATAGCTGGTTTGTACTGTGGCGCTAAAGCTTTGCCCTTCGCGATCAAAACCGCTTAAGCTTTTAACATCAATAGAGCCGCCAATCGCATCGGCATCCATATCCGGTGTTACGGTTTTGCTAACTTCCAAACCTTCAATTAATTCACTTGGGATCACATCCATTGCTACGCTGCGCACACCGGCTTCTGGCGATGGGATATTGGCACCGTTAATGGTTAGGTTATTGAGATTAGGATCAATACCGCGAATACCAACAAAGCGACCTTCACCTTGGTCGCGCTGAACAAACATACCCGGTAAGCGTTGTAACGCTTCCGCTACGTTTTGATCAGGAAATTGGCCAACAGAATCAGCAGACACAATCGTTTTTAAATTGCTGGCATTCTTTTGGCGGTTTAATGCATTCGCTTGACTAGCCGCCATACCTAATACCAACACTTCTTCCATGGCTTCTTCGCGACTACCGATGGTAAATGTCCGGCTAGTAAACTGGTCATTTTTAACTGAAACCGAGTATTCTTGAGGCTCTGTGCCTAAGTAAGTAATCACTAAGGTGTAATCGCCATCGGCCACATTATTAAAGCGGAATGAACCGTCGCGCTGCGATACTTGCTTGCGCTGTAACTCTTTTAATTCGACCAACGCGCCTTCAAAATAAACCTTGTTGTTAACATCGGTAATGCGGCCTTGAACTTCGGCAGACAGTGTTGGGGCTGACAACATAGCCAGCCCACATGCTGCAGCAATGGGTGCAATTTTAAATTTTAATTGGTGATTGCCTAACATAAATTGTGTCCTATCATTTTTTGTTGGTACCGAGCCAGACTTTTCATTCCGCCTCGGGTGTTTGGCGCGCACATTAAAAACGATATATGACAAAACGATTGCAGTATTTCACCTCAACTCCAGATAAATCACCCATTTTCAGTTTATGTTCAGGTTTTCTTGCCTGAAATGAGCTAAATTGACACCCAGGTTTAACCATTAAGAAAAACCAAAATAAAACAATAAATATCAACAACTTAAATAAAACTATTACTCCATACTACCGAGTAGCAACATTAACAAGACAGCACGACATAGCAAAAAGCCGACTTATTTTTGTCAAATCCGTGAGCTAATATGACCCTGCCTTTTAGATATACGTTTTTTTATACTGTCGCCACTCAAAACAGCCTAGCTGGCGGCTCGCTCAATACCATGAATTTTGAATTACTGAGACACCACAACAAACTAATTTCGGCGGTTATTGCCATGATTGCCATGACACTAACCATAACCTTACTGCAAGGCGAACCTAAGCTAAAATCGGAAATCGAATGGCTAGATATAGTGGGTGAAGGAGGCATTGCCTTAATCAGCTTAATGTGGATATTCTTTATTTTGATCAGCCGCCCTGCCGGTATGGTCACGACTATGCTGGTTACCGGCTTACTATTTGTGCACTGTTCTTTACTATTAGATTTAATCGACGAGTTTTTGCACTACCCTCATCGCCAGTTTTGGCTGTTAGCTTATGAGTCGTTACCCGCGCCTATTGGCATGATTTTAATGACTTTTGGTTTATACCATTGGCATAAAGAGCAGCTTGAGGTTAATCAACAGTTACGCCGCCGCGAGCGCGTTTACCGCGAGCATGGCCTAATTGATTACATTACCGGTTTATACAGTGCCGATTATATGATGGCGCAAGTGCAGCAAGAGTTAAGGCAACTAACTGAATATTCCACCCGCAATTTTAGTTTGCTAATGCTAGATATCGACGCGTTTGATACGTTTGTCCGGCAACATGGTGATGTGCAAGCTGATCGTTTTTTACGTGAAGTCAGCGAGTTGATCTTAATTAATATTCGCACTAGTGATCTGGCCTGTCGCTATGCTGGCGATCGCTTTATCGTATTACTGCCGCAAACCTCATTAACCGATGCGCAACAAATTGCTCAACAACTACAACAGGCCATTGCGCACTTTGCCTTTAAGCCTGAAAAGTCGGCGCGGGCTGTCTATCAAAACATGAGTGTTAGCGTTGCGCCAGCCGATGCGAATAGCTCTCTCGATTCGCTCATGGCCGAGCTTAATCAACAAATGGAAAACATCAAGCTCGCTGTTAAAAACAAGTCTGTGGCATGAAGCGTTCTTGGTTTGAAATCGACGATAAAATACTCGACAGCCATCAATTGGCGGTGAGTTTAATTGACTTAGCCCGTCATCGTGGCGTGGAGCCCGATCGCCTATTACGTGGCACGCGTGTTTTTTATCAAGATCTACAACAATCACATTGGCTAAGTTGTGACCAATTGTTTAAATTAATTCACAACGCCGAAAAGCTGGTATCGAGTCAGGATTTAAGCTTTTTATTGGGACGACGTTTATTACAAAACCCCAACCAACCCATTAATCAAGTATTGATGAATGGCCATACATTACGCGATAGTTTTAGAGTAGCCAGTTGCTATCAAATGCAGTTATTGCCGCTGGTTAGTATGCAAATTCGCCAATACCAAAGCCAAAGCTATATTTTAATAGACACCGCCATTAGCGAAGCGGCTCCGCAACAATTTATCGCCGAATTAGTCGCCACCGCCATTAATACCTTTTGTAAATGGCGTTTGGGCCGACAAGTTCCGTTGCATTTTTACTTTCCTTTTGCCCGTCCGCGTAATATTTATCAATACGAAGAAAACTTAGGCCATCGCCTACACTTTAACCAACAACTGTTTATGGTGGCGTTGGACAGCCATTGGTTAGACCAAGCATTACTAGATAACTCTTCGATTGTACGCCGACAACAACGTGTATTGTGCCAACAGCGCCGCCAGCAACTCAATATGCACTGTGGTTTGCTCCAATATATTTGCCAATATTTACAACAACAACCCAACGCTAGCTTAGATGATTGTGCAAACTTTATGGCGATCAGCCACGCCACTTTAAAACGTAAACTTAAGCAACACGCAACCAGCTTTCAAAAACTGCAAGATAAAGTGCGTAAACAACAGGCGGTGTTTGATTTACAAGTCTGTGGCCATGGCAATGAGCAAGTGGCTCACAAGCTGCAATTTAATGATTTACCCAATTTTCGCCGCGCAATCAAACGTTGGACAGGCATGACCCCGAGTGAATTACGTAATAATTAGATCCATTTATTATTGACCAGATTCTCCAAATATAATCCAATCATTTAAATTTTAGGGGCAAAGTACTTATATCCATGTAAGCAAAGTCGAGAGTAAGCACTGATAATGAACCATAAGACCTGAGCGAGAGACTATAAGAAGCAAATCATTGTCGATAACAAATACTCAACTATTTGATTAATGGCTATGGTAATCTTTAGAAAACTCTATTTTTATTTCTCTATGCGCCGCTCTCATTCCCAAGATATGCCAACTGGCCCGATTAACTGGCAGGTCATTAAACAGGTCATTCCCTATTTATTTGAATTTCGCGCGCGGATCAGTCTAGCTATAGTCTGTTTAGTACTGGCCAAGCTCGCCAGTATTGGCTTGCCGTTTTTATTAAAACACACAGTAGATTATTTAGATGATCCCGCCAAACAAGCGTTAGCTGTGCCGATTGCCTTAGTATTAGCATATGGTGCGCTGCGGTTTTTAAATACATTACTTGGTGAAATTCGCGATACCTTATTTGGTCGTGTCACTGAGCGCGCGATGCGACGCTTGGGCTTAACCGTGTTCGAACACCTACACAAATTGGAACTGGCTTTTCACTTAGAGCGTAAAACTGGCGGTGTCTCGCGTGATATTGAACGCGGAGTTTCAGGCATTAGTTTTGTGATGCGCTTTATGGTGTTTAATATCATTCCGACTCTATTAGAAATAGCCTTAGTGATCGCCATTTTCTTTAGTGAATACGGATTCGAATTTGCCGCCATAACCCTATTAGCCATTGTCGCTTATGTTGCTTTTTCTGTGATCGCCACTGAAAAGCGCACGCAATTTGTCCGTGAAGCCGCCAAAGCGGATTCAACCTCCAATACCACAGCGATCGACAGCTTGCTCAATTTTGAAACAGTTAAATACTTTAATAATGAAGCCTACGAAGCTAAGCGCTATGACGAAGCATTAGCCAATTGGGAGCAAGCGAAACGTAAAAACCGTTTGTCGTTATTTGTACTTAACGGCGGCCAAGCTTTTATTATTGCTGGCGCGATGACCGGCATGATGGCTCTAGCGGCCGTACAAACTCACGCCGGTAAAATGACCCTGGGTGATTTTGTATTAATTAATGCTTTTATGATGCAGCTATTTTTACCGCTCAACTTTTTAGGTTTCGTTTATCGAGAAATTCGTGGCTCACTGGCCAATATTGAACGACTGTTTGAATTACTCGGTAAAACACCAAACGTTAAAGACGCTGACAACGCAAGCACGTTAACCGTATCACAAGGTAAAATTACGTTTAATCAAGTCAGTTTTCATTACGCTGCTGAACGCCCTATTTTAAACAATATTAGTTTTTCTATCACTCCAGGCCAAAAAGTAGCCGTGGTCGGGGAAAGTGGCTCAGGCAAATCAACACTAGTTAAGCTATTGTTCCGTTTTTACGACGTTAATAGTGGCGCAATAAAAATTGATGAGTTGGCGATCAACCAAGTTGAACAAGCCAGCTTACGACAAGCTATCGCTATTGTGCCGCAAGATACCGTACTATTTAACGCCAGTTTATTCGACAATATTCAATATGGTCGTCCTGATGCTAGTGAACAAGAAATACAACGAGCGATTGATCTCGCCCATTTACGTCAATTTATTAATAGCCTGCCAGAAGGCTTAAATACGCAAGTTGGCGAGCGCGGGTTAAAGCTGTCTGGCGGTGAAAAGCAACGGGTTGCTATTGCTCGCGCTATTCTTAAAAAAGCGCCAATTATGGTGTTCGATGAAGCCACATCGAGTTTAGATAGTCACTCTGAGCAATCCATATTACAAGCATTAAAAGAAGTTGCTAAGGATCATACCAGCTTAGTCATTGCCCATCGCTTATCTACCATTATTGATGCTGATAATATTATTGTTATGAGCCAAGGCCAAATAGCAGAACAAGGAACACATCAGCATTTACTTGAGCAAAAAGGCTTGTATGCAAAAATGTGGTTACTACAACAACAAGAAAAAATGAACCAGCACTAGCCTTATTGCAAAATAAGACAATCTATTGCTAATCAACACCTTGCATTGTCCAAGTCCTTTTCTATAGTTAACAGTATCTTGCTTCACCTCAGGATACTGCTCTGCGTGAGATTATTAATTGGTTTAATTTGTTTAACATGTCTACCTGTGCTTGCCGAAGACTTGAGAGTCAGTGGCTTTGGCACGTTGGGCTTTACTGTTCATGACTCAGAACACTACGGCTTACGTAATGATATTTCTGCGGCTGACGGATCATTTAAAGACGAAGTTGACTTTGCCAGCAACAGTATTTTAGGTTTACAGCTTGATTATGATTTTAATGCCAACTTAAGTGCTGTCAGCCAATTTACTTATCATAATCAAAATAGCTTCTCGCTAGACAACTATATTAGCCAAGCCTACTTGCGCTATAAACCCACTGCCAATTGGACAATTCGCGTAGGCAGAACCCCTCTCGATTTATTTCTATTAACAGAATATAGAGACATTGGCTTTGCATACCCTTGGGCACATGTACCGAGTGAAGTTTATGGGATCTTGCCTTTTCGCTATGTTGATGGGGCTGATGTCAGTTACACCATACCAGTGGGTCAACTCAATTTTACGGCAAAGATTTTTACTGGTAGTTCCGAGTCTGAATTTTCCAACTATCAATTTCCTGAACGAGTCAAAACTACGTCTCTCAGCGGATTATCCCTGGAACTTAATGATTACGACTGGCTGATAACGATTAAACACTCACAAGGTAAATTCGATGACAATATCGCCAGTGTTGACGAATTAATTGCTGGTTTTGATTTTATTCCCATTAGCTTATGGCCAAATAAACAAGACTTTATTCCTCAACTCAATTTAGTAGACTCAAAATCTAGCTATACCTCTATCGGTGGCCGTTATGATGCGACCCCAATAACCTTAATGGCAGAATTCGCGAAAGTTAACGGTGACCGTATAATGGTACGTGACTTGCTAAATGGCTATTTAAGTTTGGCCTATGAATGGAGTCAGCACTTGGTATTTAGCTATTTTGCCTTTACTAACGCCGACCGCTACGACATTGCAAACTCTGGCCTGCAAACCGCGTTATTACCCGCAGAGTTAAGCCCACTAGCATCGGCATTAGATGCAGCAATAAACTACTTTGCCTCTAATCAAGACACAACAGCCATAGGCTGGCGCTACCATTTAAATGAAAGAACCGCTTTAAAAATACAGTGGGACCACACCAAAATTGATGAAAATGGTGCAACACTTTGGATCAACAAGACCCGTTTTTCCTCTGTGCCTGCAGATACCATAAATACATTATCGGCCAACTTGAGTTTCACATTCTGATGACTAAGTGGTTATTTATTATCGCCTTACTAACAACAAGCGCTTCAGCTAGCTTGGTCTCGGCTAGTAGTTCGTCACCCATTGTTATTGTGGTTGGGCAAGACAACCCAACTCCTGAACTTTCACGCATGCAAGTTATCGATATGTATATGGGTAAATACGTTGCCTTTCCTAATGGCGAAATAGCAATCCCAATTGATATTAACGATGACTCTTTGCTGCGCAGCGACTTTTATCAAGCCTTGGTTGGTATGTCATTGGCGAGAGTTAATTCATATTGGTCACGGATAAAATTTACGGGGCGTGCCAAACCTCCCATCGAAAAATCGAATGAACAAGCCATTATTGATTACATCGCTAATACACCGAATGCCATTGGCTACATTCGAAAAGAAAACTTAACCAATAACCTAAAGGTTATTTATCAATTCAATGAATAAAACGGGTTTATTAGTTCGCCTAGCTGTTGTCATTATTTTTGCTTCGCTTGCCGTAGGCTTTATTTCTGCGCAAATTTTTTACCGTTTTACCTATCTCAGTGAAGTTGAGGTGGCAGAAAAAGAAATAGCTCAACTATATGAAACCGTATCTGCTACTGCATCCATTGCAGCTTACCTAGGAGATAGTGAGCTAGCAAAAGAAGTGGTTAATGGGCTTGCCACCAATGATATTGTTGACTTTGCCATGATATCAGCCGGTGATATTCAAGTGTCCTCAGCATTTACCGAAGAAGATCGCATAAACCAATCGCGTTTTGATATTTATTCACCCTTTATTAAAGACCAAGTCGTTGGTCAGCTAACTATTATTCATGACATTAATTATATCAGCCGTAATGCGAAAGACTTAGGTGCAATCAATGCCACCGCGTTAGTCGCCCAATCTATTGTTGTCACTTTAGTTGCGATTATCATTGCTTATCTTCTGATCACTCAGCCAATGATAAGCATAGCTAAAGCCCTACATAAAATTACGCCTGGTGGGTCAAAAAGAATACCTGTACCCAGTTTTCACAATAGCAGCGAACTTGGAAAGTTAGTGAGAGATGTCAATAACTTACTTGATAAAGCTGAGCGGCAAATAAGCCAAGAACGCACGTTACGCCAAGAAATAGAATTGCTCGAAAAACGCTTTCGTATGTTGTTTGAAAACTCGGTATCACCCATAGTATTAATGGAACCCAGAGGCAGCATTTTACTGTACAACGGCGCTTTTTCAGTACTCTTAACTAAGCTGGGGCTGCACTTTAAGAAAAATTTTGGTCCTATGCTGGAAGAATTGTTTGATGAGCCAGAATTACTCCATAAAGCGGTACAAATGTCATTTGCTAATGACGAGATAGCCACAGGGGAATATAAATTAACCGCTAATAAACTTGACGACAATGTTTGGGTACAAGTAGTTGTAACATCCATCACCTCGGATAATATGAAAGAATATTATCAAATCACCTTGCACGATATTTCAAAACGGAAAAAAGAATTAGAGTTACTCAATCAACGCGCGCATTTTGATCAACTCACCCAATTGCTAAACCGTCACGCAACTGAAAAGTCCTTGTTCGATATGATGGTTCGTCGCCAAGATTTTGCGTTTATCTTGATGGATTTAAATGGTTTTAAACAAATCAATGATATTTATGGCCATGAATCTGGCGATGAAATTTTAGTTTTTGTCGCTAATCAGTTAAAAAAAGTATTACGCCAAGACGATATCGCTTGTCGGTGGGGAGGGGATGAATTTGTTGTAGTGCTGCCACACGCAGACGATATGAGTGTCAAAATGGTCGCTGAAAAAATTCATACACGGATCACTAAGCAGCATTACTTAATTAATCACGATAAACATGTCTCGGTAGGTGCCAGTATGGGGGTCTCTTTTTATCCAAAAGATAGCCACCAATTACCTCAAGTTATAAAACTAGCTGATGTGGCTATGTATGAAGTTAAAAAGTTCAAAGACACAGATCCTAGTCGCTACTTGCAATTTAGCTATGAAATGAATGTTAAGCAGGGGTAAACAAACCTATGTTTACTAAGCCTAAATTAGCAAGCAAAACATTAGGAGATGAGCAACCTCTAGTCGAAGAAGACGCTAATTTAATGTTGGCTCAAGAGCCAAAGCATCGCTTAAAAAGACTAAAAAGCATCATCAAAATTGTCGCCCTTGTGCTATTTATCATCATGATAAATAGTCTAACTTTTTCTCCTGAAAAAGCGATTACACCCTACCTAACCGCCATCAGTATCTTGCTTTTACTTTATAAATTTATGGCTGAAGATACCACCAATATAGTTGCAGGTATGTTGCTTTGGTTAGTCACTATATTAGCGAGTTATTTTGCTTGGAAGCACCATGGCTTGTTTGACACCGCCATATTAGTGTTTCCTTGTATTTTAATTTACGCAGCCATGTTAGGTAGTCGCAGCTTTACTCTACCAATCCTACTATTCATGATTTTAATTGTTTACGCTTTTGCGTGGGCTAGCAGCACAGGTTTTTTAGAAGGCCAAGTCCCCTTCACCGAAGGGTTATGGGGTAAGGCTAATCAAGTCGCCGTCATTTTAGCTTTGTATACCTTTAGTATTGGCTTATTAATGGGCGACATCAAAATACTTATGCAAAAACTATTAGGCGAGAATAAAAAAGTCAGCAGTGCGCAAAAACAAGCTGAAATTCTCTCGCATTTTAATCGTCTAACCCGCCTACCCAATGAGCAAGTCTGTAAAGAGCAACTCAGTTTTATTTTGGATAATACCGAGAGTCGTGACGATATTGTTGCTCTATTAACCTTAGATTTAGATAAGTTCCAATGGATTAACTCATCATTAGGTCATGAGGTAGGTGATAAGTTTTTAATCGATTTAGCACAACGCTTAGTCAGTTTTAACAACGAAAATATTGATATTTATCATGTTAACGGCAATGTTTTTTTAGCAACAATAGAGGCTAAAGATTACGAAGAAATATCTGAGTTTGCTCATCAATTATTACATGCCACCTATCGTACTTTTTATATAGATGATTACGAACTAGAAGTAACCGCTTCTATTGGTATTGCCACAGCGCCATTTGATGGTGACAATTTTGATACGCTGCGTCATCGCTCTGAAATTGCGTTAAGTCACGCCAAAAAGCAAGAAAACAACTCATTCCGCTATTTTGATTTACAAATGGAAAAAGACATCAATGCTCGCATGAGCATGGTGCAAGATTTAAAGCGAGCTATCGAAAACAAAGAGTTTGAAATTTATTATCAACCCAAAGTTGAACTCACTAGCGAAAAAATGATCGGCGCAGAAGCATTGATCCGCTGGCACCGCCCAGAACACGGTATTGTTTCTCCTGCTGACTTTATTCCGGTTGCTGAATCATCAGGGTTAATTAGTGAAATAGGTAAATGGTTACTCTACGAAGCCTGCCAACATTGTAAAACTTGGCATACATTGGGCTTTCATGATTTTAGTATTGCGGTTAATTTATCGCCTATTCAATTTAGACGTGGCAACCTGCCAAGTATTGTATCTAAAGCCCTTAAACATGCCGATTTAAGTGCCAACTATTTAGAATTAGAAATCACAGAATCACTATTTATTGACGATACAGAACATGTCAAAGAACAAATTCATGCCATAACCGCAAAAGGTGTCAGTATGGCAATTGATGACTTTGGCACTGGCTACTCTAATTTAAATTATTTAACTAATTTTAACGCTTCCACTTTAAAAATTGATCGCTCGTTTATTAAAGATTTACTGACTTCGGCTCAACATTTACATATTGTTAATGCGATTATTCAAATGAGCCAAGTAATGGAAATAGATTGTATTGCTGAGGGCATCGAAGACACCGCAACTTGGGATATACTAAAAAGCTTAGGCTGCCAATATGGCCAAGGCTATTATTGGTCTGAGCCTTTGCCATACAAAGAGTTTTGTCGATTAGCGCAAAACCATATTAAACATCACCAGTCTGCGCCAGCATAAAACCAACAGTAAACGTTTGCTTACTTTCTTTTAAACGAGGAATGATATTAGTTAATATTAGGTCCTGTTTATCAATCACCATATCCGCCGACTGATAGCGCAAACCATATTCTTCAATCGAACCAAGATAATAATCAGGTAAATAGTGATTAGACTGTTCTTTCATTGTGTTATGTAATGCAACCCCTTGACGTAAAATACGACTTTGCACAGGCTCAGAACACTGAGAAATATGAATAATCTCATTAGCAATATGATTAGGAACTAGCACAGGTTCATTACAACTTAATACGACTATTTGATCTTGAAACGGCCAAATATCTAACGCCATCAATCGATTAAACACCACCTTGCTTAATACAATGATATCCGCCCCAGAAATATCCCAACCATATTGATGTTCCGTCATGCTCGATGAGTAGTAATTCTCCATTTTTTATTCTTCCTTATTAGGTAATTACAGTCTAAATAACTGTCTTCTTATTATTTTTTAACGCATATTTTCTATATCGGTTAGAATGCGCGCAACTTTATTGACTAATACCTTATCAGTTATGACAACAATAGAAAGAATCGAAACTAAACCTCGTATGAGTCGCATCGTTAAACACAATGGTACAATTTACCTTTGTGGACAAGTATGTGCAGATGCCACAAAAGGCATTACAGAACAAACACAAACCATGTTAGATAAAGTTGAAACTTTATTAAAGCAAGCCGGTAGCGATAAAAAGCACATGTTATCAGCGACTATTTACCTAAAAGACATGCAATATTTTGCAGAAATGAACGCTGTTTGGGACGCTTGGGTACCTGAAGGTTACGCTCCAGCAAGAGCCTGTGTAACAGCCAATATGGCGCGTGAAGCATTGTTGGTTGAAATATCAGTTGTCGCAGCTGAGATTAATGCCTAAACCGTATTTGTAAAAATATAATTAGCGGCTGGTTTTTCATTATTTGCCGGACTAGCTGCTATATTAAGGGATATTACTTCGATTAACTCATCAACCGAGCTAATAAAATAATATTGGCTTAAGTTACTATTAAGATAAATATAAATGTCTTGATAATATAACTGCGCACATTTATCCAGCTTATCTGCATACCCACAACTAATATAAATTTCTTTGTTATTAACCAAACACAGTTTAAAAAGATCGCGCTGACCATGCGCTTTCACCAACATAAATCGAGCTTGCTTAATAATGGCTTGAATGATTTGCCGATTAATCATATCGCTTTCCATTTTTAGCATAATGATTAGATTTAATTATTAAGTTTAGATTAGACCGGTTGCTTAACAATCAGTAATAACTTCAAAGGCAGTAGAAAATAGCATATTCAAGTTTGCGACATTGCCCATATCAATTTAAGACTTTTCTGAACACCTGTGCAGTTATTGGATATTTGTTGATATTCATCATAAATAAACCCAAGTCAGTTTTTATTTGATAAACGTTATTTGGCTACTTAGAATGCGTTCAACATTAAATAGCTCCAGAAACGGATTTATTATCTAGAGTTGAGGTTAAATAGGATTTGTTTATGTCCGAACTTAAACGCTTAAATAAATATATCAGTGAAACGGGCTTTTGTTCACGTCGCGATGCCGACAGACTAATTGAACAAGGGCAAGTAAAAGTGAATGGCCTACAGCCTGAAATGGGTGTTAAAGTCAGTGACAACGACAAAATAGAAATTAACGGGCAACCATTAAAAACTAAACCCAAACCTGTCTATTTAGCCTATAACAAACCGGTTGGCATAACGAGCACCACAGATTCCAGCGACCCAACCAATATTGTTAAAGCTATTGGTTATCACGAACGTATTTTTCCTATTGGTCGTTTGGATAAACCATCTCAGGGACTGATTTTATTAACCAATCAAGGCGATATCGTTAATAAAATACTGCGTGCTGGCAATAACCACGAAAAAGAATACAAAGTCACCGTTAATAAACCCATTACCGATGAATTTATTTATAAAATGGCGAACGGATTGCCGATTTTAGATACGATAACCAAACGTTGTAAAGTGACTAAGATCAGCGCTCGAACATTTACAATAGTATTAACTCAAGGCTTAAACCGCCAAATTCGCCGCATGTGCGAATACTTAGATTACGACGTGACTCGCTTACAAAGACTTAGAATAATGAACATAGAGACTGGTGATTTAAAACCTGGTGAATGGCGTCATCTAACAGAGCAAGAAATCAAAAAAATAGAATCCGCAATAAAAAGTTCTTCAAACAATCAAATTCACTCACTCGACAGTCACAAAAAAGGCAAACGTCAAACTAAGCATGAATCTGTTAGCCGTGCAGCCAAAAAACGAGCTCAACAAAAAGCTCGTTTTCGTAATAATCAAAACTAAAGCTAACATCACAAAATAAGACTCGCTTAAAAGTGAGTCATATTCCCTTCATAAACTTTCTCAATTTTTCTACTAAACTAAAAGAGTTTAAATACGCATTTTTCGATCTAGATCTCTATCCTGTT
This genomic window from Saccharobesus litoralis contains:
- the rluF gene encoding 23S rRNA pseudouridine(2604) synthase RluF, producing MSELKRLNKYISETGFCSRRDADRLIEQGQVKVNGLQPEMGVKVSDNDKIEINGQPLKTKPKPVYLAYNKPVGITSTTDSSDPTNIVKAIGYHERIFPIGRLDKPSQGLILLTNQGDIVNKILRAGNNHEKEYKVTVNKPITDEFIYKMANGLPILDTITKRCKVTKISARTFTIVLTQGLNRQIRRMCEYLDYDVTRLQRLRIMNIETGDLKPGEWRHLTEQEIKKIESAIKSSSNNQIHSLDSHKKGKRQTKHESVSRAAKKRAQQKARFRNNQN